CCCAGCAAGGAGGGCCACGAGGCGGAGATCCACGAGCGGATGAGCCACTGGTGGCGTGAGGACAAGGCATCCCGGGGGGAGTGACCGCCTGCTCTTCTTCCTGGCTCTCCAAGGGAGTTTGAGGTTGAAGGTCGAGCGGCACCGTGGACGGTGCAACGACTTGCGCAGCAACCCCGCCCACTCCAGCCTCCGGGCGCGCTGACGCTTCCGGCACATGGCCCGAGCTGCCCCATCTGAAGCTGGTGCCTCCTCCTCGCCCGGGGCCGCCGCCGCGGAGAGCCCGCCCTCGCGCTCCTACCCCGAGCCCCGGGAGAAGCTGACACCGTCTCAGGAGAGCCGTCGGCTTCCGCGCGGCGCTCAAACAATCGTGCAGACTTCCTCGAAAGACAGGCGCGGTCCCCGCGGGTAGAGCTTCGAACTGTCACCATACCCGATCGTGCAGATGAAGTTCGATTTGAGGTTCGTGCCCGCGAAGAAGACCTTGTCCACCTCCGCATTGTAAAAGCCTGACATGGGGCAGACATCCAAGCCAAGCGCGCGGGCCGCGAAAATCAAGTAGGCTCCCTGGAGGGAGCTGTTGCGAAAGGCCGTGTCGTAGCTGAACCTGGGATCATTGACAAAGAAAGGCCTCGCATCATAGCTCGGAAAGAGCCGGGGCAGGTCTTCGTAGAATTTCTCATTGTAGGCAATAATTGCCGTCACGGGGGCCGATTTCACCTGCTCGATGTTGGACCCCATCAAGGCTGGATAGAGCCTGGCCTTCTCCGATTCACTCCGCACGAACACGATCCTCGCCGGTGCGGAGTTCACCGACGTGGGTCCCCACTTCATCAGCTCGTAGAGTTCCCGCAGGGTCTGCTCCGAGACGGGCTTGTTCTGCCAGAAATGATGGGTGCGGGCTTCGGTAAAGAGCTGCTGGATGGATTCCTTCGCAATGGTCCTGGTCATCGGGGTCTCGTTCATTTGATACCCCCATTCTTGGCCCGACAGACCACATTGAGAAGAGCGAAGAATCCCAATATATCTTCCGGATAGGCGAAAGATGAATCCGGACTTGAATGCAGCGATGATCTTCGTGAACGTGGTGAGGGCGGGAAGCTTCAGCAAGGCCGCTCGGAGCCTCGGTCTCTCCGTCTCCACCGTGAGTGACCGGGTGGTTGGCCTGGAAAAGGCCCTGGGGGTGAGCCTCCTGACCCGAACCACCCGGAAGTTGAAACCGACGGACGAGGGGGCCGCCTTTTTCAAGGAATCCGAAGCCGCGCTCCAGACCCTGCTGGGTGCCTTCGAAGGAGCCACGGCGGCCCGGCAGCACCCCACCGGTACCTTGAGGATCACCGCGCCCGCGGATTTTCCGCCCTCGGAGATATCCGCTGCCGTCATCGAGTTTCGGGAGAAGTATCCTCAGGTCAAGGTGGAGACCCACATCAGCAATCGCTACGTAGACCTCATCACCGAGGGATTCGATA
This is a stretch of genomic DNA from Archangium violaceum. It encodes these proteins:
- a CDS encoding malonic semialdehyde reductase — protein: MNETPMTRTIAKESIQQLFTEARTHHFWQNKPVSEQTLRELYELMKWGPTSVNSAPARIVFVRSESEKARLYPALMGSNIEQVKSAPVTAIIAYNEKFYEDLPRLFPSYDARPFFVNDPRFSYDTAFRNSSLQGAYLIFAARALGLDVCPMSGFYNAEVDKVFFAGTNLKSNFICTIGYGDSSKLYPRGPRLSFEEVCTIV